The following is a genomic window from Solanum stenotomum isolate F172 chromosome 4, ASM1918654v1, whole genome shotgun sequence.
GTTCTCACAGTGAAATTGAGTCATCAGGAAATTGAAACCCCTTGAAGTAATTTTTTGGATATTATCCTCCTTGACTTGAGTCACTAGATAGGATTTTCTTGTTCTCTATTTAAATGGTTTTATGGTTTTTCTGTACTTCTGTTGTTCTCATTGCCCTTTGCTGGAAGTATTTTAACATTTGCATTTACTCAAAGAGCTACTTTTCTTGTTGATCTTGTGTGAGACATAATTCCCCCTCCCCCCCACTACACTTCTTTTGATTATCAGAATGACTTTTCCTTATTTTTGATGTATAGTTGGGGGCCTTCTAAATGCTACATTTGGCAATGCGACTGAAATGATAATCTCATTATATGCATTGAATAATGGGATGATGAGGGTTGTTAAACAATCCTTACTGGGTTCCATTTTATCAAATATGCTCTTGGTGCTTGGATGTGCCTTCTTCTGTGGTGGGATTGCTCATCACCAGAAAGTCCAGGTTTTCAATAAGGTCATTATCTTCTGATCAATCATGTCCTCACCAAATGTGCAATGAAGTTAGCACTTTTGtcttttgtgaatgttgatACTTCAGTGGAATTTTGTATTATCTCAGCACCAATGTGCTCTCTCTAATGTTATATGCTAATGCTAATGAAAATCTTTAAATTGCAGGCAACTGCCCTCGTGAACTCAGGATTGTTATTGATGGCAGTCATGGGCTTATTATTTCCCGCTGTACTTCATTTCACCCACACAGAAGTGCATTTTGGGAAGTCAGAGCTGGCTCTTTCAAGATTTAGCAGTTGCATAATGCTGGTGGCATATGCAAGTTACCTATTTTTTCAGCTCAAGAGTCAACCAAATCTATATAGCTCAAACGATGAGGTAAATTGCTGATAATCTTGGAATAGGTTGATAGTTTATTTCCTCTATTATTCAGCTTGTATTTCTCCGAGGTCGTCTGCAGCAATCGGCATTGACATTGTATGTCCTATCTAGTAATCGGATGCCTGTTATGAAGGATATAGGTTTGCAGCAGATTTCAGTTTTTTCAGATAAACTTGTACCATGATATGTGATTTTCATTCCAACTTATGTTACTGCAGGATGTATTAGTTTGTTTCTAATTATTCTCTGATATCTGAACAGGATAGAGAGAATaatgctgaaaattctgatgaaGAAGAGGCTCCCGAGATAACACAATGGGAAGCTATAGGGTGGCTTGCTATTTTGACAGTATGGATATCTGTGCTATCTGGGTATCTTGTTGATGCCATAGAGGTAACCTTTCctttccttttgatttattaaattttttggcCCATGCCCTTTTTAACCAATTGGAGAGGCTAGGATTTTCTTGAAGTTGAATGCTAATATTCATGTGCTAACCTACAGAAGTTTTACCTTGAGATATTAATTATTACGTGTCATAGTTTTCCTTCACCTtatcttttctcctcttttggtaattaattatcaaaaactatataaatttcgtttaagtttttttgtttttttgtatgTTCTTCATCCTAATTTGTTCCTGTTGCTAATATGATTTCAGGGAGCATCCGACTCAATGAACATGCCTGTGTCCTTTATTAGTGTCATCTTGCTTCCACTTGTAGGAAACGCTGCAGAACATGCAAGTGCAATCATGTTCGCAATGAAAGATAAGCTTGTGAGTTCTTGAAAAACCATATTCACTATCTCATTTTCCCAGAATAGGTTACTCAAGGAGTACTGTTTGCAGGACATTACACTTGGAGTTGCGATTGGGTCCTCTACTCAGATATCAATGTTTGTGGTAAGGTCTTATAATTTGATGCATTAATCATCTGAACTAGCTTATAAAAATTAGCCGATAACAAAGAAAATtagttcttattttttatttaaattcatgCAAGCCGTCCTAAGAACATACTggatttttgtttgtttaatttgtCCTTTTTGGTTGGTTTGTATTGGTGTAGTTAATTTGtaattatctaaaatttatAATGGAGCTTGGTGGTccatttaacaaaaaataaaaaatagagctTGGTGTTCCAtgtggaaggaaagaaatgggaggtgtttgaagaaaaagaaagctcTATTCAGAAGatcaagaattttattttatttttggtgtaagcaGAATTGTTATAGTGAGCCATGGAATTGATAGATCTGATAGGTTCCCTCTAAGGAGAGAAGGGACATACTTGTGATATTAATCTGTAAATACTTTTGTTTGCACCTTCTGGGTGCTATTTAAGTGtttattaaaagattatgatagaGCTTATAAATCAAGTTGCTTATTCGTAGATCTCATGcttttgatgatgcagattccaTTTTGTGTTGTTGTTGGTTGGTTCATGGGTAAACCAATGGACTTGAACTTCCAATTGTTTGAGACTGCTACACTCTTTATCACAGTGCTAGTTGTGGCATTTATGCTGCAGGTTCGTCTTCTAACTTACATCCTTCTGGCACATCTCCTCCTCCCCTGCAAATCAGACAATTGAATAAAATAGATGATGTTGTTCAGTCTACTCCCTACCCTAGACTACTCAGCCACGAAAGGCTTGCTACTAACTATAATTGTTGCTTTACACGATGCAGGAAGGAACATCAAACTATTTTAAGGGGTTGATGCTTATCCTATGCTATCTTATTGTTGCAGCAAGTTTCTTTGTACATGTTGATCCATCCAAAGGTTAGTAGGATTCTTTCCCTCTATAGTCTGAGTAtttgttttcaattttaaatacgACAGTAATTTTGTTTAAGTACACTAAGTTGGTGATAATTTGCAGAAACTGAAGACACTGACATAAACCAAtgtccaaaaaaattaaattctgcTAACTACATAATGCAATATGATGTTCTGCACTACATTCAATCTCCATAATTTTGATCTCTTCATGGTCTGTGTCTTTTCTCGTCTGAATCTGCTCCCCAAGTGCTCTCTTGCCACCGTTGAACACAACCCTATCCAACAAAAGTTTCACCCATTAACTGTAATATGTACGTAACCACCTCCAACTGGTCTCTATGTTTTTATCTTTCTTGAACTTGGTTAGTATCAACTTCAAAGATTAGTTCACAAATTTTGCTCCATTCTTCCTACTGTGACTATTCCTTATTTCTCCTTTATAGCTTATGGCAGATGTCAGTTTCAGCAATTCcaatttattccattttctaatTTCTTGATCAATATCAATAGTTTTATTCTGTTATCTATCTCTCCTCTCCTTCCAATATTTTTCTGTTCTGGTTAATAGAAATGATATTTCAGTTTAGTGACCAGCACTGAAATACCTAAAATATTTAACAGATTTGTAAGCCTGTGATGAACACATACAGACCTGTTCATCACTGTTTGTTCCATGCCTTAGCCTATCATTAATCTTCATGTCTTTAGtttgctactacattttttgAATGCTTTGAGAAGCTTCAtacttcattatcatcatcattttgATACGAAGGAGACAGCCCGACTCTAAGGGGAAGCAAATGAAGCAGGTGCTTTAGGTCCCCAAATTTGGGGGGACCTTCTTAGCAATAATAGGCTTataattttcctttaaaaaatatgtttgagtGCTATTTGTAAAAAAAGTAAACCTTTTCATTAAAGGAAAGATTTTTTCTAGATCGGAAATCAAGTAATATTTGACTTGCTTAAAAATGGGAAGTATCTCCGAATTGGAATTGATTTGACGAGTGAAATCATTATTCCACTTTTTCAAAATACTTCTATCAATGCTTGAAACAGGAACTCTGTATTCTTTAACTATATTTTCCTAAAGAATGATAAAATATCAGAATCTTAATGCcttgaataagttaaaataatgaaCTCTTGGAAATAGAgtaagaaaaatacataaaaaagaaaGCATGTAATCTGAtgagaaaggagaaaataaagattGTGACTTGTACAAAGGAAGAAAGTTACACGTTCCAATGAGAAAAAGTGGAATAATGATATCAGTTGTCCAATCGAATTCCAATTCATACATTAGGGGAGCTATTCACACTTCCCATTTTAAGCAAGTCAAACGTTAACTTTATCCCAACCCGAAcaaattttccttttatataaaaaagtttACTTACAAATAGTACTCAATATCCCNcccccccccccccccccccaagaaAACCTATATGCCTATTattgctaaagaaaatactcatCCTCTCCCAAATTTGGGGGCCTAAAACAACTGCCTTATTTGATTCCCCTTAGTACTGGCCCAAGGACCAATTAGAATTACCGACATGGGTTTTCGAAGAATACATTAAAGATGGTTAGTTTATTCCAAAGATTTGGATTGTGTTTTGTTTATGCTACAAATTGTTTTACACAGTTCCTATTTCTAGGAACAATAAACCGGCCAGTGAGTGTGATAAAGATGGGAGAAATCTTAACATTAAGCTTAAAACTCATTAAACAATcataacaacatacccaatgaaatcccacaaatggagtctggggagggtatagtttttgttgtttaaaattcATTAAACAACAATGACTATATTGTTGACTTCTTGTATGAGTGCATGAATTGATTTAGAAATGAGATTGCACAATTAAAAAAACAGAAGATGCTCAAGAACAAATTAATAGAGATAGAGAGCATTCAGAAAATGTAATTACACCAATATATCCtgtgtaatctcacaagtggtGTATGGGGAGGGTAGTGTGTATACAAACCTTAACCCTACCTTGCGAAGGTAGATAGACAGTTTTCGATAGACCCCTAACTTAAGTAAAGCATTTCTAAACTATGTAAAAGGAAAAGTAGTGGAGAGGGCATGATAAAAATACTGGAGAAAAGAACaatagcaacaacaaataatacgatAATCGAAACAAAGGGAAACATGTAATActaaaattttaagaataagCTCATATGAgagcaataataataatattgacaaGGAGAACTAAACAATGCTCAAGTTGCGTTGTGCcatgtcttgtctaatcactTCTCCCAATACTTCTTCGATCTACTTCTACCTCTCCTTAGACCCACAATGGCCAACCTCTCACACTTCCTCACTGTGACATTTGTGCATATCCTCTTCACATGTGAACCATCTTAGTCTCGCTTCTctcatcttgtccaccatgGAGGCCACAACCACCTTGTCTCGAATTTCTTCATTCCTAATCCTCCCACTCTTAGTATGTCCACTCATCTGTCTCATTCTCATTTTCGCTACTTTTATCTTTTGAACACGTGAGTTCTTGATCAGCAATACTCTCCGACCCTTGCAACATAAATGGTATAACAACTACTTtataaaacttacctttaagcCTTGGTGACACATTCTCATCACATGAGATACATGATGCAAGCCTCCATCTCATCCACCTGTTCCAATACGTTGTGTAACATCATCATCAATCTCCTATTTTCTTGGATTATTGACCTAAGATACTTCAAATTTccacccttcggggtggcccagtggtttgggcttgggacttccatgttggaagtctcaagtttgaaaccccttgccagcgaaagcaaggggtttgccttctgggtcgagctcgtcgcaccgggcttgcctagtgtggactatctctcctatgtggtttgcaagctattgcataggagcggggttttaccgggtttcccttgtcatcaaaaaaaaaaaaaagaaacttcaAACTTCCTTTGTTGGAGATGACTTGTGTATCGATCTTAACTTCCACATCTGCCTCTTAAGTCATGCCACTGAACTTGCACTCAAGTACTCCGTGTTAGTCTACTCAACTTGAACCCTTTAGACTCTAGGGTCTGTCTTCAAACTTTTAGATTATCATTAATCTGTCGCGTGTCTTGTTACTCAATACTATGTCATCTGCAAATTTCATACACCATGACACTTCCCTTTGGATATGTCGTGTCAATTCATCAATCACCAaggaaaataattcaaaaaatgtGTTGTCAAGAATTATTTCCTTCATAATAACTCctggaaaacaaaattaatttggtTTTTAGTATTATTGAATGACTGCAGAATTCTATCCAGTCATGCATGAACATGTTTGGCGAATTACACATGATGAAACTGATGATCAATCttgaacaaaatatacaaaatcataattttgttGGCGAGTGAATGAACTCCTCGTAAACTTGTTAAATATGTATATCTATTCATTTTGATACTCATGCCTAGTATGCATATACAAAATGATAACATAATCATTCTCTACGAATATACAAAAGTTGTTATGCATGTTGATGTTGTCATCTtgttaagagtttttttttccttttagttcAAGACCTCTCATTAAATTTTGGCTTTTAGGCTACTAATTGTACCCTTTTTGTTAGAGTAGCAAAACTACCAGGTCTCGACAATAAATTCCATCAAGCCCTCTTCTACTAGCTGCATATATAGGCTTTCATTAGAGCTTTCAATTACTAACTGCTTATTTGGATACACTGCTACATTGAACGTCATGATAAATTAAATATCCTGATTGTTCCCTCACTACCTCCTCCCcaaatcaaaagtaaaaaactCAAGTTTCCAAATCACAATTGGCTATTAACCTTTCTTGGCATGGCACGGTGCAGAAGGGGAATAAGTATGCTCAGGGTGGTGATACTCGTGCCTCGGAAAATGAACTCCTCGACTACTGGCGATGAATCAAAAGTGACGAGTCTAACAAGCTGCACTCAGCCCAAGTGTTGGCTAAATCTAGAGTGAATGATGTGGTGGTAAAGTGGTAGATGGGTTCTTATAGATGGAACACTCAAGACGGTTGGTGAACCATTGACTTCTTCTTCAACGTTTATCCATGTTGTATAATTTTCTTTagcaaacaaacaaatttaaattcttCCCTGCAGTATATTGAAGCTGATTTTATAGTCTTCCACTTGGAGATAATTTGTAAAAGGATGGAGGCCATAATACTagcttccttttcttttgctttCGGAATACCATTCAAAATGTAACTATTGACCCCAACTTGCTTTTGGGGCTGAGGCGTAGTTATAGTTGTTAAGTTGTTGTAGCTTATTCCTATATTTCCATAGTGGTGATCGATCCTCAAATTGGGATCGAGGTGTAATTGTTATGATGTGTccttaaaaagaagaaattctTACACAATGTTGATGTACTGGATTATTCAGTTTTGTGCATAGTACTGTTTTTCCTGCGTGGATTTGTGCTTCTGGGGAAAGACGAGACGTTGGTTATAACGTTTACTTGTTGGTTATTGTGTGTGACATTGTATTTTGCTAAAACGTTTACTTAGTTCTTTTGGTACAATGTCATTTTAcatcttttgaaaataatttttggaatCATTTTTCGACATTTTGGTGAAGGAAAGGGACATGAGGATGGTGTTTATTGATGTATATTAAAGACAGACAACAGTTTGTATAGACTTCCATCTGGTCAacaataagtaaattttttaggaaaaattacttaaatacacaacacttctttacctattctcaatatttccctactcttttactaaaatacaaaaatcccttattttctcccaattcaacttaaccggatactttattagtttaagtattcgcccgttattaattaaagtatccgcgctgctatattatgcatccgcccgttaattaagtatccgtgctgctaacaacttaataatttaagtattcgctcgttattaattaaagtatcagCGCTGTTATATTATGCAttcgcccgttaattaagtatccgtgttgctaacaacttaataatttaagtatctgtccgttattaattaaagtatccgcgctgctatattaagtatccacactgctatattatgtatccgaaaaacactaaaaaaagggatttttggtaattaatgaaagagtagggaaaataagtaatttctttcttatactatgtcatttgcctaatttttacaattttttaaggTTTTGGTATATCCACTGAGAAAAGTATAAATAGGAAATTGtaaagaagtatatttgaaaattattcatTAGATATTTATTCAGaccatttaagaaaaaaatactacttCTTACATTAATGTCTTCGAACAAAATCTATGCAAAGTATTAATTATACTTTGAAAATCTAACTATTACTTTCTtagtttatattattaattgttcGGTATTGACTTAACACATTTCTTAGGGAACAATAAGTAGAATGACAACTATATTACGTTTTGGATacaataaattcaatattttgtaaaatgcattatattgaaaaatgattatagttaatAATAAGGTAAATTGAAAACTAAGTgataaattacttttttattttccaaactAGACAAGTAATTGTGGATATCTATCTTTAGTATAGTGAATAAGTAAAAAGCTGACgaaggaaataaaattttatgtaattttttaataattagaatatatttaaaaaataagaaatttctcttgatttatttaaatatataaataaaatgaaaaatctatttttttttaatacaaggGACTAGTAAAAAGGAACAATAGAGTAGATAGAGTAGCTTAcgatgatttcatatcatgagatgagatctcatattcttcaaaaatcatgatttgagatttttcaaatacaaaaattgatccacaagtTCATactattttgtaaaaataaccccacatttatatctactaacaatttatttcatatgcaaataaaaatttataattcatatcattactttttaaaccATTTACATCTCATATATCGATTATCCTCACTAACAtagaatttttattattacttcaaatcaattgctactttaccatttatattcaccaaatttattattttttatcaaatttatttaccaaccaaattgaccaacaaatggctcaaagtaggggtgtacatgatcgGGTTGATTCGggttttttcaaatatcaaaccaaaccatctgtgtcggatttttaaatctataaaccaaaccaaaccaataaaactcgggtttttcaacctcggattttttcgaATTTTTCGGATTTTCGGATTTtcggatttttttgggtttttccggtaaagtattcatacaaacatataatttacttgtacttcaaatatttctttagtcctaccaaaatacaactatctaaggtgtttcttaagaaactaacaaaaaatatgatatgagtaatgatactaaaatatccaataaaaaaataataataatgaaatcgcgtaaaataaatattgcaaattaacaagtcataatgaaaatgatcataatttaaaagtactaaatcatgctaaaataagtttaataagtattagttacatgactaaatattaaaggaaattaaaattagattatgtgtttgaattgtctaaaccaatgtaaaaccaaagaacaaatattcaatattattgtcattcttagtgttgaattgattttcttttttgcattagtattaatttgattttgatttaagctttattataattaccaacatctgtggactataatttttattgaaccattcaaaattctaagttccaaatttgaaataatatattaaaagataaaaactatggaaaagcataagaaatatttaaaaagtatatcaaagtaaatatttttatgtataaaattaaattttaaaattatatatatatatatatataatgtcaggttggtttggtttcgggttggttttttttagttaaaaccaaaccaacccaaatatagtcgggttttttttcaataccaaatcaagtcaaaccaaccactagtcagattttttttttctcggtTTGACTCagttttcggttcggttttgtacacccctagctcaaagtaacaatgttgatTCGTCTTCTTATTCATATGAACGAGAAATGTAAGTTCAACTTGAAAAAGTTGTCTAAACTATGTGGGGGactatattaaagactagtacaccacaatttatatatgtttaattttttttattgagttaaagtttgatcaataattcttgtattttttaagaatatctTTGTGATAATGTATTATGGGATTTTATAaacttttgtttatttggtaagattgtataaagAATTGGGACAATTTAATAATTtgcaacttatgagatttttatgtttacgAGAAAACATACCACATAAAAGGTTCAAATCGCATgttcaaacaaaacttcaacatcatttcatgatttcatatcacatGACCAAacgatttcatctcatgatttcatttcatgattcatatcatgatttcatatcgcatgaCCAAACAATCCTTATACTAATATCTTCCTACATTATAATCAAATAATCTTTTTAAGGCAATTAAATGTGATATTTTAAAGCTACTTGTTCCCcctcacccccaccccccaccccacctTTTGAAGTAACTAATTCTTAACATCTTTTAATCGTTcagcaaaaaaaagaaaacatctTTTAGTTTTCTAAAAATCTATTCATTTCAAGATAAAAACTTACTAAAAGTTATTACTGCTAATATATAAAACTAGTTAAGTATACCTGCTTTACATAATTTCTGAATTTCATAATTATCCCTTAGAAGTAGACATGTTGAACAACTGCTTACTAATCATTGTACAAACGAAAAaccatgaaataaaaaataaaaaataaaaaataattaagaaaaatagaagaaatcaccATTGATGTTAAAGTGGTGCCAGCTACCTATAACTAAAAGTCTAAAAAACTCATACACCAAGTGCTAATTAAACTAACTTATTCAGGTTTGTGAGCTTTGTTTTGGGATctacaagaaaaaaatggaagtAGAGAAGGAGCAGTAATTGCTGAGTTAACAGAGATGTTGAAGTTAGCTGTTTCCTTAAGCCTTATTTGGGCATTGACTCTTCTCTATGGAGAGATGTTCTCATTTTGGGTCCCTTTTCTCTCATGTTCTTGGCCTcatcctccttcttcttcttccatggTAAAGTTCCAAACTTTGATGAAGTAGTAATTTACTTTTAACTTCATCTTTGACTTGAGCTAGATTcaagaatcattttttttctctatttattGTTCTGTTTTGGGATGTAATGGACAGTGTTCAGCTGCAAGTGAGCTTGGATTTTGAGGGGTTGTGTGATGTTAAAGAAATAATCTTTTGGTTAAAAATGGTTCCCATTTACCATTTTTGTAAGTCTCTTGTGGGATTTGGGATTCTCATGTTAAGCAGCTTAACTCCAGATCAGGGAATATTCAGCTCACCGTTGACCAATGGAAGATGAAATTTATCCTTCCAACTGAATCTGTGAATTAGTATATAGTGTATGCAATTGTTGTCATCTTTAGATTGTACTCAGTTGAAGATATCATGGAGCTTTAGTTTGTAAAATGATGGTGGCCTTTCATTTTGTACTTGTCCAACCACTTTTTATGCTAGTTGGAGCTGTCAATTTGTGTGTTAGTTCTTGTTTATTCATTGAGAATCATAAGTGTTGGGTAATGCCACCATCGTACCTATGGGAAGGTCTACAAGGGGCTGGGGTGGCCTGGGTCGGAGTCATGGTCGAATGTGGCGCTTGATTGGTGGGCTTGGTTAAGAAATAAAGTTGATCCCTTGCTATCAACTATAACTTTTGGTATGATGGTAAGCGGCTAAGCGCTTGATCCTAACAATATTCTGTCAAAAGCTCATTCAGATTTAACAAAAGGCTAGCTTgtttagaaattaaaaagaaaataaaagaactcTTTTTGGTAAGTTAACTTATAATTATATGTATAAGTGGTGGACTTTCGTATGCTAGATACTTTATTTGAGGGAACTTCTTCGGTTAATTATAGAGCAATAATTTGGTAGCTCTAGATAAGGCAATGCTTTTTCGTTAACTTTCCCCTTCATGAAGTATACTTCTTAATTATCTTGATACTAAGATGTATACATTTTAATGGCTTGTCCCCCCCATAAAGATTCAGCTTCTTTGAGCTGGTGCAAGAACTCAGGTGTATTAACCTTTGTTGTCCTTGGTTTCAGACAGATGGAGTAGATCATCAACGTGATTACGTGAAAATTGCTGTTCTGACTGATCCGCAGGTATTGCTTCTGAAAATAATGGTGGATTTACTGTGCTTATCTTTATATTATTCTGTGCTTTGACATtttgatttcatattcacaacatattttgtattttgatagCTCATGGATAGAACCTCTCTTCATCTTGCCCCGAAATCCTTTGCACTTGAAGCTGCTCAGTTCTATACAGATCTGTATATGCGCAGGGCATTCCTATCATCTATTTTACCTTCCAAACCAGATATAATTCTGTTCCTAGGTGATTATTTCGACGGTGGGCCTTTTCTTTCTGATGAAGAGTAAGTACTTGTGTATGCTTAATGTTCTATCTTAAAATTTTACTCtcctaataaaaaattaaactacttTGTGGATGAAAATTGAAACCTAGCTCTGATTGTAATTCTCTGTATCTCAGTCGAAAACTCTACTTTTTGGACTAATTTAAGACACATTCCTATCAGTTGCTTCCTTATATAAAGTTCATAATTGAGTCTTTTTCATAAATGAAATATCTGAATGTTCTCTAGTTATTCTTCTGCTTTGGACTtcgatttatttaatttgatagatgGCAGGAATCCCTGAGTCGGTTTAAGCATATATTTGACATTGACATGCTTGAGCAAACTACAAACATAAAGCTGTACTACCTTGCTGGAAACCATGATATAGGGTATGCAGCTTTTCACTCGCGTATGCCTGAGGTGTGTTAATTATTCAGATAGAGTTGGAACATGTTATTTAACTGATATTTAATATGCTCTTTGACTTGTTCATATCTCATCTTCTTTTCATGTATCAAATTACTCATAAGCCTATGAAAAGATGGAGATTAAATCTCCTTCTAAAACATTGCATCAAACAAACGTATTATTTAGTGGATGGTTTCAAATTTCCGCGGCCTAAAAGGCCATAGTCCCTCAAAGAAGCGGTCGTGAAGGGATACCTCCGCATAGCTAGTTAGCAGGTTGAGGTCTTGTTTGCTAACGGACTTAACCAAACAAATCGCTCCACAAACTAAGAACAACCATG
Proteins encoded in this region:
- the LOC125861817 gene encoding vacuolar cation/proton exchanger 2-like, with protein sequence MGSVGDKLDIESDEEIPFSSSHATNKTESLHFESAHMASPRSFYSSRVLRKMHQISYFRSIYIVILKAKINVLLPFGPLAILLHYLTKKHEWVFFFSLVGITPLAERLGYVTEQLAFYTGPTVGGLLNATFGNATEMIISLYALNNGMMRVVKQSLLGSILSNMLLVLGCAFFCGGIAHHQKVQVFNKATALVNSGLLLMAVMGLLFPAVLHFTHTEVHFGKSELALSRFSSCIMLVAYASYLFFQLKSQPNLYSSNDEDRENNAENSDEEEAPEITQWEAIGWLAILTVWISVLSGYLVDAIEGASDSMNMPVSFISVILLPLVGNAAEHASAIMFAMKDKLDITLGVAIGSSTQISMFVIPFCVVVGWFMGKPMDLNFQLFETATLFITVLVVAFMLQEGTSNYFKGLMLILCYLIVAASFFVHVDPSKEGE